A genomic stretch from Setaria viridis chromosome 1, Setaria_viridis_v4.0, whole genome shotgun sequence includes:
- the LOC117852135 gene encoding probable U3 small nucleolar RNA-associated protein 7 isoform X2: MAPARVNADKDAEDELEMKVEKYSRGKGADLKALRDKKLKGQLAVKEKLYGQSAKAAAKAEQWLMPTEEGFLEPDEDLEKTYRVQQELILKEVDLLSSRKPFDMILPVLGPYTIEYTSNGRYMLVGGRKGHLAMMDMLNMDLIKEFQVRETVRDVAFLHNEQLYAVAQKKYPYIYNRHGTEIHCLKEHGKALKLQFLTKQFLLTSINSFGQLHYQDVSTGEMIANYRTGLGRTDVMRVNPYNAVIGLGHAGGKVTMWKPTSVKPLVTMLCHHGPVTAVAFDRSGHLMVTAGVDRKIKIWDLRKYEVVNSYPVRAQSLDFSQKGLLACSNGSLVEIYRDFGGHDYRLYMKHRMMKGYQVGKVLFRPYEDILGIGHSMGLSSILVPGSGEPNFDTFIENPMETTKQKREKEVHALLDKLPPDTIMLNPSLIATVRAPKKKEKKTKKEIEEEVEEAVDAAKNMERKKKTKGRSKPSKRAKKKEEDVFRAKRPFLEQSKEADGRPDKKQRIGDEGELPKALQRFAKKPQS, translated from the exons ATGGCGCCGGCGCGGGTGAATGCCGACAAG GACGCTGAGGACGAGCTGGAGATGAAGGTGGAGAAGTATTCGCGGGGGAAGGGTGCTGACTTGAAG GCGTTGAGGGACAAGAAGTTGAAAGGCCAGCTCGCTGTAAAAGAGAAGCTCTATGGCCAGTCTGCGAAagctgctgcaaaggctgaacaG TGGCTTATGCCTACCGAGGAGGGTTTCTTAGAGCCTGATGAAGACTTGGAGAAGACATATAGAGTTCAACAAGAATTGATTCTGAAGGAGGTGGATCTTTTGAGTTCAAGAAAACCATTTGATATGATCTTACCTG TACTTGGTCCTTATACTATAGAATACACATCAAATGGCCGCTACATGCTAGTAGGAGGACGGAAAGGCCATCTTGCAATGATGGATATGCTGAATATGGATCTCATCAAGGAATTTCAG GTTAGGGAAACTGTTCGCGATGTGGCATTCTTACATAATGAGCAGTTGTATGCAGTCGCTCAAAAAAA GTACCCCTACATATATAATCGACACGGTACTGAAATTCACTGTCTGAAG GAACATGGCAAAGCGTTGAAACTCCAGTTTCTGACTAAACAATTCCTCTTGACTTCGATAAACAGCTTTGGGCAGCTCCACTACCAAGATGTGAGCACTGGTGAGATGATTGCAAATTACAGGACAGGTCTGGGTCGTACTGATGTTATGCGGGTCAATCCCTACAATGCTGTGATCGGCCTTGGACATGCTGGTGGTAAAGTTACCATGTGGAAGCCAACCAGCGTGAAGCCCCTTGTCACTATGCTGTGCCATCATGGCCCTGTGACTGCTGTTGCATTCGATAGGAGCGGCCATCTGATGGTGACGGCAGGTGTTGACAGGAAGATAAAAATCTGGGACTTGAGGAAGTATGAGGTTGTAAATTCTTACCCCGTGCGGGCTCAATCCTTGGATTTTAGCCAGAAGGGGCTGTTGGCCTGCAGCAATGGATCTCTAGTAGAGATATACAGGGATTTTGGTGGGCATGATTATAGGCTTTACATGAAGCACAGAATGATGAAGGGCTATCAGGTTGGGAAGGTTTTATTCCGCCCCTATGAAGATATTCTGGGGATTGGGCACTCGATGGGTCTCTCTTCCATCCTTGTTCCAGGATCTGGTGAGCCAAACTTTGATACCTTCATTGAAAACCCCATGGAAACAACCAAGCAGAAGCGGGAGAAGGAGGTGCATGCTCTCCTTGACAAGCTCCCACCGGACACTATCATGCTTAATCCAAGTTTGATAGCCACTGTAAGAGCtccaaagaagaaagagaagaagaccAAGAAGGAGATCGAGGAAGAGGTGGAAGAGGCTGTTGATGCTGCCAAGAACAtggagcgcaagaagaagaccAAGGGCAGGAGCAAGCCCAGCAAGCGGgccaagaagaaagaggaagatgtTTTCAGAGCCAAGAGGCCCTTCCTGGAGCAATCCAAGGAGGCCGACGGGCGACCTGACAAAAAGCAGCGGATAGGCGACGAGGGCGAACTCCCAAAAGCCTTGCAGCGGTTTGCCAAGAAGCCGCAATCATGA
- the LOC117852135 gene encoding probable U3 small nucleolar RNA-associated protein 7 isoform X1, producing MAPARVNADKQDAEDELEMKVEKYSRGKGADLKALRDKKLKGQLAVKEKLYGQSAKAAAKAEQWLMPTEEGFLEPDEDLEKTYRVQQELILKEVDLLSSRKPFDMILPVLGPYTIEYTSNGRYMLVGGRKGHLAMMDMLNMDLIKEFQVRETVRDVAFLHNEQLYAVAQKKYPYIYNRHGTEIHCLKEHGKALKLQFLTKQFLLTSINSFGQLHYQDVSTGEMIANYRTGLGRTDVMRVNPYNAVIGLGHAGGKVTMWKPTSVKPLVTMLCHHGPVTAVAFDRSGHLMVTAGVDRKIKIWDLRKYEVVNSYPVRAQSLDFSQKGLLACSNGSLVEIYRDFGGHDYRLYMKHRMMKGYQVGKVLFRPYEDILGIGHSMGLSSILVPGSGEPNFDTFIENPMETTKQKREKEVHALLDKLPPDTIMLNPSLIATVRAPKKKEKKTKKEIEEEVEEAVDAAKNMERKKKTKGRSKPSKRAKKKEEDVFRAKRPFLEQSKEADGRPDKKQRIGDEGELPKALQRFAKKPQS from the exons ATGGCGCCGGCGCGGGTGAATGCCGACAAG CAGGACGCTGAGGACGAGCTGGAGATGAAGGTGGAGAAGTATTCGCGGGGGAAGGGTGCTGACTTGAAG GCGTTGAGGGACAAGAAGTTGAAAGGCCAGCTCGCTGTAAAAGAGAAGCTCTATGGCCAGTCTGCGAAagctgctgcaaaggctgaacaG TGGCTTATGCCTACCGAGGAGGGTTTCTTAGAGCCTGATGAAGACTTGGAGAAGACATATAGAGTTCAACAAGAATTGATTCTGAAGGAGGTGGATCTTTTGAGTTCAAGAAAACCATTTGATATGATCTTACCTG TACTTGGTCCTTATACTATAGAATACACATCAAATGGCCGCTACATGCTAGTAGGAGGACGGAAAGGCCATCTTGCAATGATGGATATGCTGAATATGGATCTCATCAAGGAATTTCAG GTTAGGGAAACTGTTCGCGATGTGGCATTCTTACATAATGAGCAGTTGTATGCAGTCGCTCAAAAAAA GTACCCCTACATATATAATCGACACGGTACTGAAATTCACTGTCTGAAG GAACATGGCAAAGCGTTGAAACTCCAGTTTCTGACTAAACAATTCCTCTTGACTTCGATAAACAGCTTTGGGCAGCTCCACTACCAAGATGTGAGCACTGGTGAGATGATTGCAAATTACAGGACAGGTCTGGGTCGTACTGATGTTATGCGGGTCAATCCCTACAATGCTGTGATCGGCCTTGGACATGCTGGTGGTAAAGTTACCATGTGGAAGCCAACCAGCGTGAAGCCCCTTGTCACTATGCTGTGCCATCATGGCCCTGTGACTGCTGTTGCATTCGATAGGAGCGGCCATCTGATGGTGACGGCAGGTGTTGACAGGAAGATAAAAATCTGGGACTTGAGGAAGTATGAGGTTGTAAATTCTTACCCCGTGCGGGCTCAATCCTTGGATTTTAGCCAGAAGGGGCTGTTGGCCTGCAGCAATGGATCTCTAGTAGAGATATACAGGGATTTTGGTGGGCATGATTATAGGCTTTACATGAAGCACAGAATGATGAAGGGCTATCAGGTTGGGAAGGTTTTATTCCGCCCCTATGAAGATATTCTGGGGATTGGGCACTCGATGGGTCTCTCTTCCATCCTTGTTCCAGGATCTGGTGAGCCAAACTTTGATACCTTCATTGAAAACCCCATGGAAACAACCAAGCAGAAGCGGGAGAAGGAGGTGCATGCTCTCCTTGACAAGCTCCCACCGGACACTATCATGCTTAATCCAAGTTTGATAGCCACTGTAAGAGCtccaaagaagaaagagaagaagaccAAGAAGGAGATCGAGGAAGAGGTGGAAGAGGCTGTTGATGCTGCCAAGAACAtggagcgcaagaagaagaccAAGGGCAGGAGCAAGCCCAGCAAGCGGgccaagaagaaagaggaagatgtTTTCAGAGCCAAGAGGCCCTTCCTGGAGCAATCCAAGGAGGCCGACGGGCGACCTGACAAAAAGCAGCGGATAGGCGACGAGGGCGAACTCCCAAAAGCCTTGCAGCGGTTTGCCAAGAAGCCGCAATCATGA